In Nanohaloarchaea archaeon SW_7_43_1, a single window of DNA contains:
- a CDS encoding Glu-tRNA(Gln) amidotransferase GatDE subunit E codes for MNYKELGFKCGIEIHQQLSTETKLFCDCPIDLEDEAADSQVKRYLRAVKGESGGKDHAAEVEEMKDRKFVYNYYKRNNCLVEIDEEPPHEMDEEALETALTFTRMIDAKIPAEIQVMRKMVIDGSNTSGFQRTAMIGLDGELETESGTVSIEDIELEEESAGIHERTQEKAVYDLNRLGIPLIEVGTDASVKNPEHAREVAEKIGMLLRSTGKARRGLGTIRQDVNVSIEEGARVEIKGFQDVRNIDKLIELEVERQKNLVELGENLNSDSEVVGDNVTYVFEGTDNEMVSTVLENDGAVYALKLPKMTGKMKEKISRERYLAKELVDYARNQGPRGIIHTDEDIGGYGLEEEFEELADIFDKEQEDVIAIIAAEEQKAKKAAQEVKRRAEMLYEQEVPEETRSAEQDFTTSYSRPLPGAARMYPETDIPPIQISDKRIKEVGNNLPDTLEEREKKYSEEIGDELASQIVHSKKLLIFEELKQKFNPKLAANTLTNTYSRLESEGVKVEKLAEEHFKSLFEALEDGLIAKGDIEKVLEKMVHMPPEEAIEKVAESKTSEEEIREVVQNVINEKEEMIEEQGMRAQGALMGLVMGRVEADGGTVSKILEEELKKEV; via the coding sequence ATGAATTACAAAGAACTCGGCTTTAAGTGCGGAATAGAAATTCATCAGCAGCTATCAACTGAGACCAAACTGTTCTGTGACTGTCCAATCGATCTTGAAGACGAGGCAGCGGACTCACAGGTAAAGAGATACCTGAGGGCTGTAAAAGGAGAATCCGGTGGAAAAGACCATGCAGCAGAAGTCGAGGAAATGAAGGATAGAAAGTTTGTCTACAATTACTACAAGAGAAACAACTGTCTTGTCGAAATTGACGAAGAACCACCACATGAAATGGATGAGGAAGCACTCGAAACAGCGCTGACATTCACAAGGATGATAGATGCGAAGATCCCGGCAGAGATACAGGTTATGCGTAAAATGGTGATCGACGGCTCCAACACTTCAGGATTCCAGAGAACCGCCATGATAGGACTGGACGGAGAACTGGAAACAGAATCCGGAACAGTATCAATCGAAGATATTGAGCTGGAGGAGGAATCCGCCGGAATACATGAGAGAACACAGGAAAAAGCAGTATACGACCTTAACAGGCTGGGAATACCGCTAATTGAGGTCGGAACAGATGCCTCAGTTAAGAATCCGGAACACGCCCGAGAAGTCGCTGAGAAAATCGGTATGCTTCTTCGCTCAACCGGAAAAGCCAGAAGAGGGCTTGGAACGATAAGGCAGGACGTCAACGTTTCAATTGAAGAGGGTGCAAGAGTCGAGATCAAGGGATTCCAAGATGTCAGAAATATCGACAAACTGATTGAACTTGAAGTTGAGAGACAGAAGAACCTTGTTGAACTAGGTGAGAACCTGAACTCAGATTCTGAAGTAGTAGGCGACAACGTAACCTACGTATTTGAGGGAACAGATAATGAAATGGTCTCAACAGTTCTAGAGAATGATGGCGCAGTCTACGCACTGAAACTGCCGAAAATGACCGGGAAGATGAAAGAAAAGATTTCCAGAGAAAGATATCTGGCAAAGGAACTTGTCGATTACGCGAGAAACCAGGGTCCGAGAGGGATAATTCATACAGATGAAGATATCGGTGGATACGGACTGGAGGAAGAGTTTGAAGAACTTGCGGATATATTTGATAAAGAGCAAGAAGATGTAATAGCGATAATTGCAGCGGAAGAACAGAAGGCGAAGAAAGCAGCTCAGGAAGTGAAAAGAAGAGCAGAAATGCTGTACGAACAAGAAGTACCTGAAGAAACGAGAAGCGCGGAACAGGATTTTACCACTAGCTACTCCCGTCCGCTGCCCGGAGCCGCAAGGATGTACCCTGAAACCGATATACCGCCGATCCAGATATCAGATAAAAGAATCAAAGAGGTTGGAAATAATCTACCAGATACTCTAGAAGAAAGAGAAAAAAAGTACTCGGAGGAAATAGGAGATGAACTAGCATCACAGATCGTACACTCCAAAAAACTGCTGATATTTGAGGAGCTGAAGCAGAAATTTAATCCAAAACTTGCTGCAAACACTCTGACAAACACCTACTCCCGGCTCGAATCGGAAGGAGTAAAAGTGGAAAAACTGGCTGAGGAACACTTCAAGTCTCTATTTGAAGCACTTGAAGACGGTTTAATTGCCAAAGGCGACATTGAGAAAGTTCTTGAGAAAATGGTTCACATGCCTCCAGAAGAGGCGATCGAAAAAGTAGCAGAATCCAAGACTAGCGAAGAAGAAATCCGGGAAGTAGTCCAGAATGTTATTAATGAAAAAGAGGAAATGATCGAGGAACAAGGAATGAGAGCCCAGGGAGCACTGATGGGACTGGTAATGGGAAGAGTTGAAGCTGACGGCGGAACTGTCTCGAAAATACTTGAAGAAGAACTCAAAAAAGAAGTCTGA
- a CDS encoding dephospho-CoA kinase → MPLSGKTTVADLMEEKGYTVLDMGEVVRIEMGKRGIEPGNEGEFVNSMRDKHGMNAIAQLSVPYLEEIIYENEKIMITGMRGWEEKERFEQETGEEINIIAVWSSRKTRRQRREKRQRKEDVEGQKFEERDWRELGNGIGNMMALSDHLIKNEGTLEELEEKVKHIGI, encoded by the coding sequence ATGCCTCTATCAGGTAAAACAACGGTAGCCGATTTAATGGAAGAAAAAGGATACACTGTTCTTGACATGGGTGAAGTAGTAAGGATAGAAATGGGAAAAAGAGGTATAGAACCTGGAAATGAGGGAGAATTTGTCAACTCAATGAGAGACAAACACGGAATGAATGCGATCGCTCAACTATCCGTTCCCTATCTTGAGGAAATAATATATGAAAACGAAAAAATTATGATAACCGGGATGAGAGGTTGGGAAGAAAAAGAGAGATTTGAACAAGAGACCGGTGAAGAAATAAATATAATAGCAGTATGGAGCAGCCGCAAGACTCGGAGACAGAGACGGGAAAAACGGCAGAGAAAGGAAGATGTAGAAGGCCAGAAATTCGAGGAACGGGACTGGCGGGAACTAGGAAACGGAATCGGAAACATGATGGCACTGAGCGATCATCTAATTAAAAATGAAGGAACATTGGAGGAATTAGAAGAAAAGGTGAAACATATTGGCATCTAA
- a CDS encoding DUF86 domain-containing protein produces the protein MDLIEESIRKLKDEKVNQDDFYHFQGLKHTLQEAVEASIDISSQIISRNGWGREESYSDYFQTLGKNNVIEKQLVERLKQMAKFRNLVVHRYMEVDEEELQKIIDEDLNDLLEFVEQIEEYRNKE, from the coding sequence ATGGATCTAATTGAGGAGAGTATCAGGAAACTCAAAGACGAAAAAGTCAATCAAGATGATTTCTACCATTTCCAAGGCTTGAAACATACACTTCAAGAGGCAGTCGAAGCTTCCATAGATATCTCAAGTCAAATAATTTCAAGGAACGGATGGGGCCGAGAAGAATCTTATAGCGATTATTTCCAGACTCTGGGAAAAAATAACGTAATAGAGAAACAACTCGTGGAAAGGCTCAAACAGATGGCGAAATTCAGAAACCTTGTGGTCCATAGGTATATGGAAGTTGATGAAGAAGAACTCCAAAAAATAATTGATGAAGATCTTAACGACCTTTTAGAGTTTGTAGAGCAGATAGAAGAATACAGAAACAAAGAATGA
- a CDS encoding Glu-tRNA(Gln) amidotransferase GatDE subunit D → MYSEQIRQTLEKKDIEPGDEIKAGNNTGRLMPKPENGDPESVIIKLDSGYNIGVKTDQIELIEKKETEDSNQTEIEHSKDRPDILILHTGGTIASRVSYEEGGVKPAFDPEALLEMYPELGEICNLHSKVIAQMLSEDMEPEHWQEIARKIDEEKDEYDGIIIGHGTDTMQYTGQALSLMLKGIDTGVILVGSQRSSDRPSSDAAQNLYSAAKFLKDTDFEGISVCMHSTVDDDLCSLMPANKIRKMHTSRRDAFETVNAQRIGLVDYREDTVEIENKTENNEEYEPKFDLDTQIGYIKVRPGMKPEELNWIKKKGYNGVIIEGTGLGHMPVNSFDSKTEHHEEILEKVEEITENAVVVMSSECIYGRTNMNVYDAGLKIKETGVIEAKDMHPELAYVKLMWSLGQGEDLEEAKQVFKSNIAGETQKRSIYNE, encoded by the coding sequence ATGTATTCTGAACAAATCCGGCAAACATTGGAAAAAAAGGATATAGAGCCGGGCGATGAGATCAAAGCCGGTAACAACACAGGCAGACTTATGCCTAAACCAGAAAATGGTGACCCGGAATCAGTTATAATCAAACTTGACAGCGGCTACAATATAGGTGTAAAAACAGACCAAATAGAACTTATAGAGAAAAAAGAAACAGAAGATAGCAACCAAACAGAGATAGAACACTCAAAAGATAGGCCAGATATACTGATTCTCCACACTGGAGGAACTATAGCCTCTAGAGTCTCATACGAGGAAGGAGGGGTAAAACCTGCTTTTGATCCAGAAGCGCTCTTAGAGATGTATCCAGAGCTTGGAGAAATCTGTAACCTGCACTCAAAAGTTATAGCCCAGATGCTCTCCGAAGACATGGAACCGGAACACTGGCAGGAGATAGCCAGAAAAATAGACGAGGAGAAAGATGAGTACGATGGCATAATCATCGGTCATGGAACGGATACAATGCAGTATACCGGTCAAGCCCTCTCGCTTATGCTGAAGGGAATTGATACAGGAGTGATACTGGTAGGTTCTCAGAGGTCATCTGACAGGCCAAGCAGCGATGCCGCTCAAAACCTTTACTCAGCCGCAAAGTTCTTGAAAGATACAGATTTCGAAGGAATCAGTGTATGCATGCATTCCACCGTAGATGACGATTTATGCAGTCTAATGCCAGCAAATAAGATAAGAAAGATGCATACCTCAAGAAGAGATGCATTTGAGACAGTCAACGCACAAAGAATAGGGTTAGTAGACTACCGAGAAGACACGGTAGAAATAGAAAACAAAACAGAGAACAACGAGGAATATGAACCGAAATTCGATCTTGATACTCAGATAGGATATATTAAAGTAAGACCGGGGATGAAACCAGAGGAACTAAATTGGATAAAGAAAAAAGGATATAACGGCGTTATAATTGAGGGTACAGGACTGGGACACATGCCTGTAAACTCATTCGACAGTAAGACAGAACATCACGAAGAAATACTCGAAAAAGTGGAAGAGATAACTGAAAACGCAGTTGTAGTAATGTCTTCAGAATGTATATACGGTAGAACCAACATGAACGTGTACGATGCCGGTTTGAAGATCAAAGAAACCGGAGTAATTGAGGCAAAAGATATGCATCCGGAACTGGCTTACGTAAAGCTGATGTGGTCTCTAGGTCAAGGGGAAGACCTAGAAGAAGCAAAACAAGTTTTCAAGAGCAATATTGCAGGGGAGACACAGAAACGATCGATCTACAATGAGTGA
- a CDS encoding thermosome subunit: MPGLGGQPVFIMSEDAERTTGEDAQENNISACKSVSKAVRTTLGPKGMDKMMVDSIGDLVVTNDGVTILEEMDLDHPAAKMMVEVAQTQEEEVGDGTTTAVVLAGELLKQSEDLLDQEIHPTVITKGYRLAREKSVQVLDNIGEEVDLDDSKVLERVAMTAMTGKSAETARDYLATIAVDAVEGVAEQTESGFAIDRDMIKVEKNEGGSVEDTELVKGVILDKEKVHGGMPDTVEDTNIALLDSAIEVKETETDAEISISDPNQMKNFVEQEEEQLKEMVEAIDEAGANVVLCQKGIDDIAQHYLAKKGIYAVRRVSSGDMDKLAKATNANIVTSITEIENSDLGEAGAVEQRRIGGSAMTFVQDCPEAKSVSILIRGGTEHVVDEIERAMEDAIGGVSSALRNGRVVGGGGATEVELAQEIRDYADSVGGREQLAINAFADALEIVPRTLSENAGFDPIDTLVDLRNKHDEGEVWAGINVTSGESQKLFDEGVVEPQQTKTQAVSSASEAAEMILRIDDVISASGSGDEAGGPPGGPGGAPGGMPGGGMGGMM, encoded by the coding sequence ATGCCAGGACTTGGAGGACAGCCTGTCTTCATCATGTCGGAAGACGCTGAACGAACAACCGGAGAAGACGCACAGGAAAACAATATTTCTGCATGTAAATCAGTATCAAAAGCCGTAAGAACAACACTAGGCCCAAAAGGAATGGACAAGATGATGGTCGATTCCATAGGAGACCTAGTAGTAACAAACGACGGCGTAACAATACTAGAAGAAATGGATCTAGACCATCCCGCAGCCAAGATGATGGTCGAAGTCGCACAGACACAGGAAGAAGAAGTCGGCGACGGAACAACGACCGCAGTAGTGCTTGCAGGAGAACTACTTAAACAAAGCGAGGACCTTTTAGACCAGGAAATCCATCCAACAGTGATAACCAAAGGATACAGGCTAGCCCGAGAAAAATCTGTTCAGGTACTAGACAATATAGGTGAGGAAGTCGACCTTGACGACAGTAAAGTACTTGAAAGGGTGGCGATGACAGCAATGACAGGAAAATCAGCTGAGACAGCCCGAGACTATCTCGCAACAATCGCAGTCGATGCAGTTGAAGGAGTCGCAGAACAGACAGAGTCAGGTTTCGCAATCGACCGGGACATGATCAAGGTAGAGAAAAACGAAGGAGGATCAGTAGAAGACACAGAGCTTGTAAAAGGAGTAATTCTCGACAAAGAGAAAGTCCACGGCGGTATGCCTGACACAGTAGAAGATACAAATATCGCACTTCTAGACTCTGCGATCGAAGTCAAGGAAACTGAAACCGATGCAGAAATCTCGATCTCCGACCCAAACCAGATGAAAAACTTCGTAGAACAGGAAGAAGAACAGCTCAAGGAAATGGTAGAAGCAATCGATGAAGCCGGAGCAAACGTCGTTCTATGCCAGAAAGGAATAGACGACATCGCACAGCATTACCTTGCGAAGAAAGGAATCTATGCGGTCAGAAGGGTTTCCTCAGGTGACATGGACAAACTCGCCAAGGCAACAAACGCAAACATCGTAACATCAATCACAGAGATAGAAAACTCGGATCTAGGAGAAGCCGGGGCCGTCGAACAGAGAAGGATCGGTGGATCAGCCATGACATTTGTCCAGGACTGCCCGGAAGCCAAATCAGTCTCAATCCTGATCAGAGGAGGAACAGAACATGTGGTAGATGAAATCGAAAGAGCAATGGAAGACGCAATAGGAGGTGTATCCTCAGCTCTACGAAACGGAAGAGTAGTCGGCGGAGGAGGCGCAACCGAAGTCGAACTCGCACAAGAAATACGAGACTATGCAGACTCAGTTGGAGGCAGAGAACAGCTCGCAATAAACGCATTCGCAGACGCCCTAGAGATCGTCCCAAGAACCCTATCCGAGAACGCAGGATTCGACCCGATCGATACACTTGTCGATCTCAGAAACAAACATGACGAAGGCGAAGTCTGGGCCGGAATTAATGTAACATCAGGTGAATCACAGAAACTGTTTGACGAAGGAGTAGTAGAACCACAGCAGACCAAGACACAGGCAGTATCAAGCGCTTCAGAAGCAGCAGAGATGATTCTCAGAATCGACGATGTTATCTCAGCATCAGGAAGCGGAGATGAAGCAGGAGGCCCACCGGGCGGACCCGGAGGAGCTCCAGGCGGAATGCCTGGCGGTGGAATGGGAGGAATGATGTAA